One Mesorhizobium sp. J428 DNA segment encodes these proteins:
- a CDS encoding VOC family protein yields MSLISLGYIGVNSRRTDEWASFATNLLGMQQVDRGGAGRLFRMDDRKQRLVVTGEGDEGLAFMGWETASSAHLDAFASMLENAGVGVKEHGPALADERHVGRLISFHDPDGNRLEAFCDPEIAETPFLAGRPISGFKTGTLGMGHAVLHVENVQGILHFYRDLLGFRVTDYGLTPYPLYFFHLNGRHHSFAMVGSGRKGLHHFMVELLSLDDVGQGYDIAQTTDGRIAYTLGRHANDHMLSFYATTPSDFFVEYGWGATVIDPETWRPFETSEGPSTWGHERLYLPETSPVRTRMREMRFKNAENGFRAPDPGPNCAWLDRVVGRE; encoded by the coding sequence ATGTCCCTGATCTCGCTTGGATATATTGGTGTAAACTCCCGCCGTACCGACGAGTGGGCGTCATTCGCAACAAACCTTCTGGGAATGCAGCAGGTCGATCGTGGCGGGGCGGGGCGACTGTTCCGCATGGACGACCGGAAGCAGCGGCTCGTCGTAACTGGCGAAGGTGACGAGGGGCTTGCCTTCATGGGCTGGGAGACAGCGTCTTCAGCTCATCTGGATGCTTTCGCCTCCATGCTCGAAAACGCGGGTGTTGGGGTGAAGGAGCATGGCCCGGCGCTTGCCGATGAAAGGCATGTCGGAAGGTTGATTTCTTTCCATGACCCTGATGGCAACCGGCTGGAGGCTTTTTGCGACCCCGAGATTGCCGAAACGCCATTCCTGGCCGGGCGCCCGATCTCGGGCTTCAAGACAGGCACGCTGGGCATGGGCCACGCCGTGCTGCATGTCGAGAATGTGCAGGGTATCCTACATTTCTATCGCGACCTTCTCGGCTTTCGGGTCACCGATTACGGCCTCACGCCATACCCCCTCTATTTCTTCCATCTCAACGGGCGACACCACAGCTTCGCCATGGTCGGTTCGGGCCGCAAAGGGTTGCATCACTTCATGGTCGAGTTGCTGTCGCTGGATGATGTCGGGCAAGGCTACGATATCGCTCAGACAACGGATGGGCGCATCGCCTATACCCTTGGCCGCCATGCCAACGATCACATGCTGAGCTTCTACGCCACCACCCCGTCGGACTTCTTCGTCGAGTATGGATGGGGCGCGACAGTCATAGATCCGGAGACATGGAGACCGTTCGAAACGAGCGAGGGGCCGTCCACCTGGGGTCACGAGCGGCTTTATCTGCCGGAGACCTCTCCCGTGCGAACACGAATGCGCGAGATGCGCTTCAAGAATGCCGAGAACGGTTTCCGTGCACCGGATCCCGGTCCGAATTGTGCCTGGTTAGACAGGGTCGTGGGGCGCGAGTAG
- a CDS encoding TetR/AcrR family transcriptional regulator: MKPDSARSNQVGRRRSPNAAAKADAAREKLLQAGDVLFNERELGQVSVDEITNAAGVAHGLLFHYFKSKMAFYAEVSRRAAQRLALVHQERRPEPTADAKLAACLSRHMDVIVQRPASYKFHVRGSISNEVRAIWEASRHEFILLVLRDMYGVTNPKPHLVAAVRAWLGFFDEMVLAWIDDRKIKKSGIIMLSVQLFLDVLKHASILDESDVDDPEAT, translated from the coding sequence ATGAAACCAGACAGTGCCAGATCCAATCAGGTTGGCAGGAGGCGGTCGCCCAATGCGGCCGCCAAGGCGGATGCTGCCCGCGAAAAGCTCCTCCAGGCAGGGGATGTGCTTTTCAACGAACGTGAACTTGGCCAGGTATCGGTTGATGAAATTACCAATGCGGCCGGTGTCGCACACGGACTGCTCTTTCACTACTTCAAGTCGAAAATGGCCTTCTACGCGGAGGTCTCGAGGCGAGCCGCTCAGCGCCTGGCCCTCGTGCACCAAGAGCGCCGCCCTGAGCCGACAGCCGATGCGAAGCTCGCGGCATGCCTGTCGAGGCATATGGACGTCATCGTTCAACGGCCCGCGTCCTATAAGTTCCACGTCCGCGGCAGCATCAGCAATGAGGTGCGCGCAATCTGGGAAGCTTCGCGCCACGAATTCATACTTCTCGTGCTGCGCGATATGTACGGCGTGACCAATCCCAAACCGCATCTCGTCGCGGCGGTCCGGGCCTGGCTCGGGTTTTTCGACGAAATGGTCCTGGCCTGGATTGACGACCGGAAAATCAAGAAATCCGGCATCATCATGCTTTCCGTCCAACTTTTCCTCGATGTGCTGAAGCACGCGAGCATCCTGGATGAGAGCGATGTGGACGACCCGGAGGCAACCTGA
- a CDS encoding FAD-dependent monooxygenase — MTNSAVEVAIIGAGPVGLSAAALLQRLATSCVVFDRNPSTSFHPRGHVITARTMEIFRQIGIENEISSVSLPIEKHAGVGFMTSLSGEEIGVIWTRPDRRPELEELAISPCLKRSCPQDMLEPVLRRHVESVPGHDLRFSTEITAILQRDDRVDLHWRAAGGETGTCTAKYVIAADGARSFAREQLGVGASGGSMGQQIGVYFKADLLRFTKGRPYLLWWIYNATTSGVFISLDGRYRWTYNFAYGETDNRQDFTRERCEAIIKAAIGSQDVDIDIQSIMPWRMQARIADKFQSGRVFFAGDAAHPLPPTGGQGMNTGIADVHNLAWKLALVLRGDAPAAILETYGEERMPIARFNVAQSVRNAEKMAASGLAGMLSDNKDVTSRIESDESDVVRARLAAAIPDQREHFDYPGQTFGYVYRSALIADDGAEYEPHSVRDYIPSARPGQRAPHFWLAGREGTLMSSLDLFALSEFTLLVGADGKLWKDAFSEVLDELGLSGRAHIIEKDDGLRAVDADWLELYGIQSTGAVLVRPDGHVAWRASSQPDDVSDDLRRELQRATGRFVDARKVSIPAVPLAAQAKSNLQVTE, encoded by the coding sequence ATGACGAACAGCGCGGTAGAGGTGGCCATTATTGGCGCCGGCCCCGTAGGCCTTAGCGCCGCCGCCTTGCTTCAGAGGCTGGCTACCTCCTGCGTTGTGTTCGATCGCAATCCGTCGACTTCTTTTCATCCCCGCGGACACGTGATCACCGCGCGCACGATGGAAATCTTCCGACAGATTGGCATCGAGAACGAGATCAGCAGCGTTTCCTTACCGATCGAAAAGCATGCAGGCGTCGGTTTCATGACCAGCCTTTCGGGCGAGGAGATCGGCGTGATCTGGACCCGACCCGATCGCAGGCCGGAGCTCGAAGAACTCGCAATTAGCCCGTGCCTGAAGCGGTCCTGCCCCCAAGACATGCTGGAGCCAGTCTTGCGGCGGCATGTCGAATCCGTCCCCGGGCACGACTTGCGCTTCTCGACCGAGATCACGGCGATTCTCCAGCGCGACGATCGAGTTGATCTTCACTGGCGTGCCGCTGGCGGCGAAACCGGGACCTGTACCGCAAAGTATGTGATCGCGGCCGACGGCGCGCGCAGCTTTGCACGCGAGCAACTCGGAGTCGGAGCTAGCGGTGGCTCGATGGGCCAGCAGATCGGCGTCTACTTCAAAGCGGATCTGCTCCGCTTTACCAAGGGGCGGCCTTACCTGCTCTGGTGGATCTACAATGCGACCACGAGTGGCGTCTTCATATCGCTCGATGGCCGTTATCGCTGGACCTACAACTTCGCCTACGGCGAAACTGATAACAGGCAAGACTTTACGCGAGAGCGCTGCGAGGCGATCATCAAGGCCGCGATCGGCTCGCAGGATGTCGACATCGACATCCAGAGCATCATGCCTTGGAGAATGCAGGCTCGGATAGCCGACAAGTTCCAGAGCGGACGCGTCTTCTTTGCCGGCGATGCGGCCCATCCGCTGCCGCCCACCGGCGGGCAGGGAATGAACACCGGCATAGCCGACGTTCACAATCTGGCCTGGAAGCTTGCTCTCGTGCTGCGTGGGGACGCGCCAGCCGCAATCCTGGAGACGTATGGCGAGGAGCGAATGCCCATCGCGCGGTTCAACGTCGCCCAGAGCGTACGCAACGCCGAGAAGATGGCGGCTTCTGGATTGGCCGGCATGTTGTCGGACAACAAGGATGTGACCAGCAGGATCGAAAGTGACGAAAGCGATGTGGTAAGGGCACGCCTAGCCGCCGCAATTCCGGACCAAAGGGAGCACTTCGACTATCCTGGCCAGACGTTCGGATATGTCTACAGATCGGCCCTGATAGCAGACGACGGCGCCGAGTATGAACCTCACTCGGTTCGCGACTACATTCCGTCAGCGCGCCCCGGCCAACGTGCCCCGCATTTCTGGCTTGCTGGAAGGGAAGGCACGCTCATGTCCTCGCTCGATCTCTTTGCACTCTCCGAGTTCACCCTGTTGGTCGGAGCGGATGGGAAGCTTTGGAAGGATGCATTCAGCGAAGTTCTCGACGAACTCGGCCTCAGCGGGCGGGCGCACATCATCGAGAAGGATGATGGTCTGCGGGCGGTCGACGCCGACTGGCTTGAACTTTACGGCATCCAGTCGACGGGCGCAGTCCTGGTCCGCCCGGACGGACATGTGGCGTGGCGCGCGTCGTCGCAGCCTGATGATGTCAGTGACGACTTACGACGCGAGTTGCAGCGGGCGACCGGCAGGTTTGTAGACGCGCGGAAGGTCAGCATTCCGGCGGTTCCTCTTGCCGCTCAGGCGAAGTCGAACTTGCAGGTCACAGAGTAG
- a CDS encoding ABC transporter substrate-binding protein → MKTIMNVKAAAVGMIAAMICGSGGYAADKSVTFALPAQSLLFSPFYVADDKGFFKEEGLDVKTTVVAGPGTVTAVLSGSADIGSIAGAVIVAAAAKNQRVDIIGLTQSSFSTEIVLSKEAAAKTGISPTASDADRAKALKGLTIGVDAVGGLPHGYLRFIAKKVGLNADKDMTVTPLQPPAMISALQQGRIDGFVFSQPFTLQATNEGAVKWFSGIRGDLPELNPNLYNVVIAHSGYCKENAETCTKFMRAVGKAMTLIKDKPDDALASLQKVFAKMPPEILKESFKATAGLTLPQATVSEQAVTNTIDYAKAAGMIPEGTQLPEAKSFFDNSYIK, encoded by the coding sequence ATGAAGACGATCATGAACGTGAAAGCGGCAGCAGTCGGTATGATTGCAGCCATGATCTGCGGCTCCGGCGGGTATGCGGCCGACAAGTCGGTGACATTTGCGCTGCCTGCCCAGTCGCTGCTGTTCAGCCCGTTCTACGTGGCCGATGACAAGGGTTTCTTCAAGGAAGAAGGATTGGACGTCAAGACGACCGTGGTGGCAGGCCCGGGAACCGTCACCGCGGTTCTGAGCGGCAGCGCGGATATCGGATCTATCGCGGGTGCCGTCATCGTGGCGGCGGCGGCGAAGAACCAGCGGGTCGACATCATCGGCCTGACCCAAAGTTCGTTCAGCACCGAAATCGTCCTGAGCAAGGAAGCGGCGGCGAAGACCGGCATCTCGCCGACGGCGAGCGATGCCGACCGGGCCAAGGCCCTCAAAGGTCTTACGATCGGAGTCGATGCTGTCGGTGGGCTTCCTCACGGATACCTGCGCTTCATCGCCAAAAAGGTGGGTCTGAATGCCGACAAGGACATGACCGTTACGCCGCTGCAGCCACCCGCAATGATCTCCGCGCTGCAGCAGGGGCGCATCGACGGGTTCGTCTTTTCTCAGCCCTTTACCTTGCAGGCGACAAATGAAGGCGCCGTCAAGTGGTTCTCCGGCATCCGTGGTGACCTGCCCGAGTTGAATCCAAATCTGTACAATGTCGTCATCGCGCATTCTGGATACTGCAAGGAGAATGCGGAGACCTGCACCAAGTTCATGAGGGCCGTCGGCAAAGCGATGACGCTCATCAAGGACAAGCCGGACGATGCGTTGGCATCGCTGCAAAAGGTGTTCGCCAAGATGCCGCCCGAAATACTGAAGGAATCTTTCAAGGCAACAGCCGGCCTCACGCTGCCGCAGGCGACTGTCAGTGAGCAGGCGGTGACGAATACAATAGACTATGCCAAGGCCGCCGGCATGATACCCGAGGGCACTCAGCTGCCCGAGGCCAAGAGCTTCTTCGATAACTCCTACATCAAGTGA
- a CDS encoding ABC transporter permease: protein MVVALLLASWQIGSVYTGPQWISSPLLVSEQLLLWFGSGEILYHLGYTLLAAVLGFLIGAIPGAILPFAIRRLPFVAAVLEPFMLAGYAIPKLALIPILVIWFGIGIWSKVALVASVSFFLVYFNTMAGVRSISPHLVRVAEIMGASDRQVSRLIVFPATLAFVFNGIRVSLPLSIGGAAIAEMFTSNAGLGYLIQLSATNFDPTGSFAALAVLAALVAGANIVVDVLEGRLQAWKPKNDDLLHGGLPT from the coding sequence GTGGTCGTTGCTCTCTTGCTGGCGAGCTGGCAGATCGGCAGCGTCTACACCGGCCCACAATGGATAAGTTCTCCGCTGCTCGTCAGCGAACAGCTATTGCTGTGGTTCGGCTCGGGCGAGATCCTCTATCACCTGGGTTACACATTGCTGGCGGCGGTGCTCGGGTTCCTCATCGGAGCAATTCCGGGCGCAATTCTCCCGTTCGCCATACGTCGCTTGCCGTTCGTGGCAGCGGTTCTGGAGCCATTCATGCTGGCGGGGTATGCGATACCCAAACTCGCGCTCATTCCGATCCTCGTCATCTGGTTCGGCATCGGCATCTGGTCGAAGGTGGCGCTCGTTGCGAGCGTGAGCTTCTTTCTGGTCTACTTCAACACGATGGCCGGCGTGCGTTCCATATCGCCTCATCTGGTGCGCGTGGCCGAGATCATGGGAGCCAGCGATCGGCAGGTCTCTCGTCTCATTGTCTTTCCAGCGACGCTGGCCTTTGTATTCAACGGGATCAGAGTGTCTCTCCCGCTAAGCATCGGCGGCGCCGCCATAGCGGAGATGTTCACCTCCAATGCCGGTCTCGGCTACCTGATCCAACTCTCGGCAACCAACTTCGATCCCACCGGATCATTCGCGGCCCTCGCTGTGCTTGCTGCCCTGGTCGCAGGTGCGAACATCGTCGTCGATGTGCTGGAGGGCCGATTACAAGCTTGGAAGCCGAAAAATGACGACCTTCTGCACGGAGGATTGCCCACATGA
- a CDS encoding ABC transporter ATP-binding protein: protein MKIPFSKLRDLGKRFASQSGQESPWIIKDLSFHVREGEFLTIVGPSGSGKSTMLNALAQIDKPTTGAILMRQQVISDGNGRMLNPGWNCEIGYVTQEDNLMPWRTLVDNVLFPLQVQNRLTSATRQRAADLMKSVGLAGFENYYPHQLSGGMRKRAALIRTLAYDPPVILMDEPFGAVDAQTRISLQTDLLNLWQAGRKTIIFVTHDIGEAIALGDRTLVLTNSPARIAGEFDIDIPRPRSIHDVFSMPGFPKLYNSIRSKVN from the coding sequence ATGAAGATCCCCTTTTCGAAGCTACGTGATCTCGGCAAGCGCTTCGCCTCGCAGAGTGGTCAGGAGAGCCCTTGGATAATAAAGGACCTTTCGTTCCACGTACGGGAGGGTGAGTTTCTGACGATTGTCGGACCTTCGGGCTCGGGCAAATCGACAATGCTCAACGCATTGGCTCAGATCGACAAGCCCACGACGGGCGCCATCCTGATGCGCCAGCAGGTTATTTCCGACGGCAACGGCCGGATGCTCAACCCGGGTTGGAACTGCGAGATCGGCTATGTCACCCAGGAAGACAATCTGATGCCGTGGCGCACGCTGGTCGACAACGTGCTCTTCCCGCTGCAGGTGCAGAACCGTCTGACATCCGCCACCCGACAGCGCGCTGCTGACCTGATGAAATCGGTTGGACTGGCCGGCTTCGAGAATTACTATCCGCACCAGCTTTCCGGCGGCATGCGCAAGCGTGCGGCACTCATCCGAACGCTAGCATACGACCCTCCTGTCATCTTGATGGACGAGCCGTTCGGCGCCGTCGATGCGCAGACGCGCATTTCCCTCCAGACCGACCTTCTCAACCTGTGGCAAGCTGGACGGAAGACGATCATCTTCGTGACGCACGATATCGGAGAAGCCATCGCGCTCGGCGATCGGACACTCGTTCTCACGAACTCGCCGGCACGCATCGCCGGCGAGTTCGACATCGATATTCCGCGCCCTCGCAGCATACACGACGTGTTTTCGATGCCCGGCTTTCCGAAGCTGTACAACAGCATCCGGTCAAAGGTGAACTAG
- a CDS encoding ABC transporter permease, whose protein sequence is MATAARTVPYAPVAIGFTSQALRLLGARVALLLALIGGWQLLSNRVGPYALSQPADVFARLVELATSGELFQMTATTLSVVVLGLCFGGGLGIGLPFLLSLSPRLTRTVEPIVKVLMGVPKLALSPIIILWFGIGIEAKVVLVSLMVFFMLFVSTFAGIRSVDVKLLMMGRILGAPAGRLIREVLWNSALPFVMAALKTAIPWAINAAIVAEFLASDSGLGHYIHSSYDSADMAGAISGVVAVTVLMVLIDFAFAGLQRFLLRWQPVDTRAIY, encoded by the coding sequence GTGGCAACCGCAGCAAGAACCGTTCCGTATGCGCCCGTAGCGATCGGGTTCACCTCTCAGGCTCTAAGGCTTCTTGGGGCAAGGGTCGCGCTGCTGCTGGCCTTGATCGGTGGCTGGCAGCTCCTTTCGAACCGAGTTGGGCCATACGCGCTGTCTCAGCCGGCGGACGTGTTCGCCCGGCTCGTGGAACTGGCGACGTCAGGCGAACTGTTCCAGATGACCGCGACGACCTTGAGCGTCGTGGTGCTCGGGCTCTGTTTCGGCGGCGGCCTGGGCATTGGCTTGCCCTTCCTGCTCAGTCTTTCACCCCGCCTTACGCGCACCGTCGAGCCCATCGTCAAGGTCCTGATGGGCGTCCCCAAGCTGGCTCTGAGCCCGATCATCATTTTGTGGTTCGGTATCGGCATCGAGGCGAAGGTGGTGCTTGTCTCGCTGATGGTCTTCTTCATGCTCTTCGTCTCGACCTTCGCTGGCATCAGGTCGGTCGATGTCAAGTTGTTGATGATGGGGAGAATTCTGGGCGCTCCGGCCGGTCGGCTCATCCGCGAAGTATTGTGGAATTCCGCCCTTCCATTCGTGATGGCTGCGTTAAAGACAGCCATTCCGTGGGCCATCAATGCCGCGATCGTCGCCGAGTTTCTAGCGTCCGACTCCGGCCTCGGACACTACATTCATTCTTCCTACGACTCGGCCGATATGGCCGGCGCGATTTCGGGGGTCGTCGCCGTAACCGTGCTGATGGTCCTCATCGATTTCGCGTTTGCAGGTCTGCAGCGGTTCCTTCTGCGATGGCAGCCGGTCGACACGCGGGCGATCTATTGA
- a CDS encoding glutathione S-transferase family protein, with amino-acid sequence MRLFFAPGACSIGIRFLLEEIGKPFDTVRLNFREGDQFKPEYVAINPKSKVPALQREDGSVLTEYPVVALWLARTNPDRNLLPPDLEGEIQTLEMLDYVVSTIHMQGLSRMLRPAKFAVNETDHQAVVSAGREIVVKAYHIVADRLGERPFIMGNNLTIADSALFYTLFWAIDRQKVDLPKNVSAYYARLKSRATAQKCFADEGIVVGCAKSDPRQLFRAPQTS; translated from the coding sequence ATGAGACTCTTTTTTGCGCCTGGGGCATGTTCAATCGGCATACGGTTCCTTCTTGAGGAGATCGGAAAGCCCTTCGACACGGTCCGACTGAACTTCCGCGAAGGTGACCAGTTCAAGCCGGAATATGTCGCGATCAACCCCAAGTCCAAAGTCCCGGCACTGCAGCGTGAGGACGGGTCGGTGCTCACGGAATATCCGGTGGTCGCGCTGTGGCTGGCACGCACGAACCCAGACAGGAACTTGCTGCCGCCCGATCTCGAGGGCGAGATCCAGACATTGGAGATGCTCGACTACGTCGTCAGCACGATCCACATGCAAGGGCTGTCCAGAATGCTCCGGCCAGCCAAATTTGCAGTGAACGAAACTGACCATCAAGCCGTCGTCAGCGCTGGGCGCGAGATCGTCGTCAAGGCCTATCATATCGTCGCTGATCGGCTCGGCGAGCGACCGTTCATCATGGGCAACAATCTGACGATCGCCGACAGTGCGCTCTTCTACACTCTTTTCTGGGCGATAGACCGACAGAAAGTTGATCTGCCCAAGAACGTCTCCGCCTACTACGCACGCCTCAAGTCACGCGCGACCGCACAGAAATGCTTCGCCGATGAGGGTATCGTCGTCGGTTGTGCTAAATCGGATCCGCGTCAGTTATTTCGCGCACCGCAGACCTCGTGA
- a CDS encoding FAD-dependent oxidoreductase, which produces MKGGAGIAAAGSSIFQVNIGNAAGLGHGGSPRVADVVVVGCGSAGLGAAVAAAEAGASVIVLEAQPHIGGRGIVSSGNIPLGGGTPAQTAAGVVDTPDLLFRDLTDWSIVQSNGFPSYRYNDREVIRAFADINLTIYDFLVRHGVRWTRSTVDNVGGNEVGNSVNRMMHTAIMDYVSVRTGLQAPSRNV; this is translated from the coding sequence TTGAAGGGCGGGGCCGGGATCGCCGCCGCAGGCAGCAGCATTTTCCAGGTGAACATTGGCAATGCCGCGGGCCTTGGCCATGGCGGGAGCCCACGTGTCGCCGATGTCGTCGTTGTGGGTTGCGGCTCGGCGGGCCTTGGCGCCGCAGTCGCCGCCGCAGAGGCAGGCGCGTCGGTTATTGTCCTCGAGGCGCAACCTCACATCGGGGGACGCGGCATCGTCAGCTCAGGCAACATTCCCCTGGGAGGCGGAACCCCTGCCCAGACGGCGGCCGGCGTCGTGGACACGCCAGATCTTCTGTTTCGCGATCTCACCGACTGGTCCATCGTCCAGTCGAACGGCTTTCCGAGCTACCGCTACAACGATCGCGAGGTCATCCGGGCTTTCGCCGACATCAACCTCACCATTTACGACTTTCTGGTCCGCCATGGCGTCAGGTGGACGAGAAGCACGGTCGACAACGTCGGCGGCAATGAGGTCGGCAATTCGGTCAACCGCATGATGCACACGGCGATCATGGACTACGTCTCGGTCCGGACCGGCTTGCAGGCCCCGAGTCGCAACGTCTGA